Below is a window of Dehalococcoidia bacterium DNA.
GTCGCCACGCCCGCGACCTTCGGACTGCAGTACGACGACGTCTCATTCCCCAGTGCGGAGGACGCTGTGTCTCTCAGGGGGTGGTTCATCCCGGCGGAGGGCGGCAAGCGCGTCCTCATCATCGTCCACGGGAAGGATGGCAATCGGGCCAAGAAGCTGGCCAGCGCGGAGTTGCCCGTGGCCGCGGCGCTGTCCCGGCGCGGCTTCAGCGTGCTCATGTTCGACCTGCGCGGCCACGGCGAGTCCGGCGGCGACCGCTTCTCCCTGGG
It encodes the following:
- a CDS encoding alpha/beta hydrolase; the encoded protein is MMFNRSRCFLWGRAPLALAAIVIVLACGVAAVSGYSAWALSRAKRFPLVATPATFGLQYDDVSFPSAEDAVSLRGWFIPAEGGKRVLIIVHGKDGNRAKKLASAELPVAAALSRRGFSVLMFDLRGHGESGGDRFSLG